Below is a genomic region from Deinococcus koreensis.
GACAGGCTGGTGTAGTCACCGGCATCCTTCCGGGCTGTGCGATCCCGCAATTGGTTTGGACGGTCAATGAGGAGCTTCCAGTCCGTCACTCTTTCAAAAGCCCCTTCTGCATAGAGCAGGGGCGTCTGCTGCGTTTGGACAGAGATGAGATCGGGAGCAAGCTTGTGCGCTGTCCGGAGCACTGCTGAACGAAGTGGGGCAGGGAGTGCCCCCAGAGGTTGCTGGGTGGTGGTTCCCAATGTGGTCATGCCCCCGACGGCATGAACCAGAGACCACAAGGAGGACGAAGACATGTAGGGGCCAACGTAGCAATGCAGGGCGCCCTCCTATGGCGCAAAACTCCATCCCGACCATTTAGGTTCCCTGAAGTTTACGGAGGTGGTGATCCCTCCACCGCCCTCAGCCATCGAACGTTTTGGCGGCCATGATCTCAGCCCACGTCAAGCCGTTTGAGGTACCCGACCGTAACATGTGGTCTGAATTCCCCAGCTTGGGCTTGAACTGGCCAAACTCACCCCGTACACTCGTAACGTCGGAGCAGAAAATCGTGCGTTGGCAAAAACCAGAACCGAGAAAACACCGTCCCAGACGGTGTTAAGCTCAGCTGGTAGAGCAAACGACTGAAAATCGTTGGGTCGCCGGTTCAAGTCCGGCCCTGGCCACCACGTACAGAACATCCCCCGACTCACTCGGGGGATGTTCCTTTGGCTTCGCGCTCGCCCGCGACCAGCGCCCTCCTGCCTCACCTTCCGGGGCCTCAGCTTCCGGGCACGGCCCGGGGCTCTGGCGCCAGCACCGCCAGCACGAGTTCGGCGAAGAGGCCGTTGGCCCAGCCGAACCACTCGCGCGTGAAGGTCGCGGGGTCGTCGGGGTGGAAACTCTCGTGCATCAGGCGGGTGCCGGCGGTGGTCGAGACCAGCATGTCCAGCGCAGCGCGGCGCTCGGCGGCGTCGGTGGCGGTCAGGCCGGCCATGGCGAGGCCGATCGGCCAGACGTGCCCGGCCGGCGTGTGGGGGCTACCGACCCCCTGGGCGAAGGCCCCGCGCGCGAAGTAGGGATTGGCGGGGCTCAGGACGAAGCGCCGGGTGGCCCGGTAGGTGGGGTCGTCCGCGCTCAGGTAGCCCAGGTACGGCGCGGAGAGCAGGCTGGGCACGTTGGCGTCGTCCATCAGGACGTGGTGGCCCCGCCCGTCGGTCTCGTAGGCGTACAGGCGGCCGAAGTCCGGGTGCGAGACCACCGCGTGCTCCTCGATCGCCGCGCGGATCTCGTGGCCCAGGGCGCGGCACACGGCGGCCAGTTCCGGGTCGTCCAGCCGCCCGGCCAGCTCCGCCGCGTGCGCGAGTTCCACAGCGGCCATCATGTTGCCGGGCACGTGGTAGTTGAGTTCGCAGGCGTCGTCGCTGGGCCGGAAGGCGCTCCAGATCAGGCCGCAGGGCGCGGTCGGGTGGCCCCGGCCCCCGGCGGGCAGGTTGTCGGTCGCCGGCACCTCGCCGGGGCGCCAGAAGCGGTAGGCGCTGCGTTCGTCGTGGCGCTGCTCGGTGTGCATCACCTCCAGGATCACCCGCAGGGCGCTCAGGAAGTCGCCGCGCAGCGGCTCCAGGTCGCCCGTGTGCCGCCAGTAGCCGTGCGCGAGCCGGATGGGGTAGCACAGCGAGTCGAGTTCGAACTTGCGCTCCCACACCAGCGGGTGGCGCGGCGGCTGGTCGCCGGCGTGGCCCGCCCCGCTGGGGGCGGCGTTGAAGGCGTTGGCGTAGGGATCGGTGAGCAGCTGCCGCGCCTGCTGCCGGATCACGCCGGCCAGCAGCTCGCGCAGCGGCGGGTCGCCGGCGCACAGCGGCAGGTAGGGCCAGACCTGCGCGGCGGCGTCGCGCAGCCACATGGCGGGGATATCTCCGGTGATCACGAAGGTGCCGCCGGGCCCCGGCTGCAGGGCGGTCTCCAGGCTGTTGGGCAGGCAGCGGGCGAAGGTGAGGGCGACCTCGGGCTGCTGGGCGAAGGCCTGCTCGACCTCGCGGATCAGGGCGTGGACGCTGTGCATGGGGTTCCTCTCGGGGGCGGCTATTTGCTGCCGGTGAAGGCGATGGACGAGGTGAAGTAGCGCTGGGCGAACACGAAGACCGCCAGCACCGGCAGCGAGACCACCACCGAGGCGGCCATGAGGGGGCCGTAGTCGGTGGTGTGGTTGAAGCTGAAGGCCTGCAGGCCCATCTGCACGGTCGCCATGTTGGGGTCGTTGAAGACGATCAGCGGCCACAGGAACAGGTTCCAGCCGGCCTGGAAGGTGAAGATGCCCAGGGTCGCCAGGGCCGGGCGGCACAGCGGCAGGTACAGGCTCCAGAAGATCCGCCACTCCGAGGCGCCGTCCACCCGCCCGGCGTCCATCAGGTCGTCCGGCAGGGTGCGGAAGAACTGGCGCATGAAGAACACCGCGAAGGCCCCCGAGGCGCCGGGCAGCACCACCGCCCAGTAGGTGTTCAGCAGCCCGAAGCCGCCGCGCCCGAACAGGTCGTTGCCGCCCGCGAGCGGAAAGCCCCGCAGGATCAGGAAGCTGGGGATCAGGGTGATGATGCCCGGCACCAGCAGCGAGGCGAGCTTCACGCGGAAGAGCCACTCGCGCCCCGGAAACCTCAGGCGCGCGAAGGCGTAGCCCGCCAGCGACCCCAGCAGCAGGTTGGCCGCCACCCCGAGCGTGGCCATCGAGAAGGAGTTCAGGAAATAGCGGCCGAAGGGCACGGTGGTGAAGGCCCGCGCGTAGTGCTCCAGCGTGACGCGCTGCGGCCACCACTGTACGGGGTCGCGGAAGATGTCGGCGTCGGGCTTGAGCGAGGTGACCAGCATCCAGTAGAAGGGCAGCGCCATCACGAGCGCCACCAGCGTCAGGCCGCCGTAGAAGAGCAGGTCGCCCAGCACGGCCAGCGGGCGGGGGCGGCGCCGTCTCAGGCCCGCTGCGCTCATGAGAGCCCCGAGTCGCGGTTCAGGCGCAGGTTCGCCACGCTGACCACCAGGATCGCCAGCGCCAGCACGAAGGCCTGCGCGCTGGCGTAGCCCATCTGCAGCTGCGTGAAGCCGTTCTGGTAGATCTGGTACACGGCGGTGGTGGTCGCGTAGCCCGGCCCCCCCTGGGTCATGACGTAGGCCTGGTCGAACAGCTGGAAGGCGCCGATCAGGGACATGAAGGTCACGAAGAAGGTCGTGGTGGCCAGCAGCGGCACGGTCAGGTAGCGGAACTGCTGCCAGGGCGAGGCGCCGTCGAGCGCGGCGGCCTCGTACAGCTCGCGCGGGATGCCCGAGAGCCCCGCGAGGTAGATGATGATGTTGCCGCCCAGCCCCTGCCAGAGGGTCACGAAGACGATGGCGTACAGGGCGGTGTCGGAGTTCGCCAGCCAGGCCGGGCCGCGGAGGCCCACCGCCGCGAGCAGCTGGTTGACCACCCCGTAGTCGCGCTGCAGCATCCACGACCAGACGGTCGCGCCGGCCACGCTGGAGGTCACCGACGGCAGGTAGAAGAGCGTGCGGAACACCACCATGCCGGGCTTGGGACGCCGCAGCGCCAGCGCCAGCCCCAGCGCGCACAGCACCATGCTGGGCAGGTACAGCAGCGCGTAGACCCCCACGTTGCGCACGCCCCGCCAGAACAGCGCGTCGCTCAGCAGCCGCTCGTAGTTCGCCAGCCCCACCCAGCGGATCGGCGTCAGGATGTCGTAGCGCGAGAAGCTCAGCACGAAGGCGGCGAACACCGGCAGCACGGTAAACACCAGGAACAGCAGCATGGTCGGCGTGATGAACAGCGCGGCGGCCCGGCCCTCGGCCCGCAGCAGCCGGGAGCGGCGCCGGGGCGCGCGGGCGAGCGGCGAACCCAGCGGCGTGTGCTGCGGTGTGTGCTGGACGGTCATGGTGGGGAACCTCCGGGGGTGGGGGCGCTGGGGGCCGGGGGGCGGGCGGCGGGGGGCGGGGCCGTGGAGGCGCCCGGCACCAGCGCGTACGGCACGTACTCGCGCTGCGGCGTGGGCTGGCCGTCCAGGCGGGCCAGCGCCAGCGCCACCGCCCGGCGCCCGATGGCGTTCTCGCCCTGGCGGATGTGCGTGAAGTCGGGCCCGCCCAGCGGGCTGCCCGCCGCGTCGAAACAGGACACCGACACGTCCTGCGGCACCTGCAGGCCCAGCCCTCGCAGGACGTGGGTCACGGTCAGGGCGAGGTTGTATTCGGCCACCACGAAGGCCGTGACCCCCGGCGCGCGGGCGATGAACTCCCGCAGCCGCAGCACGTCGTCCTGCACGTTGCCGGGTTCCAGGTGCAGCGGCAGGGTGCTCTGCAGCGCGTGCAGGACGAGTTCCTGGCGCAGCCCCAGCCCGGCGGCCGCCAGCGCCGCGCCGTAGCCGGCGAAGCGGTCTTCCAGCGAGGTCGTGTGCTCGATGGGCGGCGACACGAAGGCGACGTCGCGGTGCCCCAGCGAGAGCAGGTGCGCGGTCAGTTCCTGCGCGGCGGCCACGTTGTCGGTCACCACGCTGGGGGCCGGGATGCCGCGCAGGTAGCGGTCGACCAGCACCAGCGGGTAGCCGTCCAGCACCGCCTGCAGCAGCGCCGGGTTGTAGTGCTCGCCGTGCACCGGAAAGACGATCAGCGCGCCCGCCCCGGCACGCCGCAGGGCGGCGACCCCGGCTTCCTCGGCCTGGCGCTCGCCGTAGCTGCGGCGCAGCAGCAGGTGGTGGCCGCGGGCGGTGCATTCCTCCTCGACCCCGCGCACGAGTTCCAGGCCGTAGGCGTCCGCGAAGTCCGGCAGCAGCAGCCCGATGGTCGCCAGCGTGACGCCCCCGCTGGAGGCTGGCAGCCCCAGCTCGGCGCGTGCCCGCTCCAGATCCGGCAGCGCGCTGCGCACGAAGGTGCCGCGCCCCCGCGCCCGCTCCACGATGCCCGCCTGCGCCAGCAGGTCGAGCGCCCGGCGGGTCGTGACCCGGCTGACCGAGAAGCGGCGGGCCAGCTCGACCTCGCCGGGCACCCGGCTGCCGGCCCGCAGCTGTCCGGCGCGGACTTCCTCCAGAAGCTGGGCCATCACGTGGGCGTAGCGCAGGCCGGTCATGAGCCAGTGTGCTCCGCCGGGGCACCGGGGCGCAGCGTCCCGGCCGGGGAGCCGGCCTCCAGGGCGGCCAGGCTGCCCAGCAGCGTCACCCCGCTGAGCGCCGCGCCGAGTTCCAGCGCACCCGCCGGCGCTGCCCCCCAGTCGGGGCCCGACAGGCCGCCGGGGGAGAGGTGGCGCAGGGCCGCCCCGGCGCCCGCCTCCAGTAGCGCCCGCACCTCCGGGGCCAGGGCCGGGTCGTGGCGGGCGAGCAGGCTCAGGTACCGCGCCAGGATGCCCTTGAACAGGCCGCCGTCGCCCGGGCCCTCGGCGGGGAAGACCGGCCCGTAGCGCCCGGCGGCGGCGCGGGCGGTGCGGCGGGCCTGCTCCAGAAAGGGAGTCTCGCCGGTCGCCCGCCACAGCTCGGTTCCCGCCCCGATCACCGTGCCCTCGTTGTAGGTGTAGGCCCAGTCGAGGTCCGTGGCGCCGTCGCCCCGGCGGTTCACGCCGTCCCAGACCACGCCGCTGTGGGGGTCGACCAGCGTGTCCAGCAGCCAGTCCCAGACCCGGCGGGCGAAGGCCAGATCCGCCGGGTCGCCGTGCCGGCGGAAGAGCCGCGCCCCGAGCAGCGCGGCCGGCGCGTTGGCGGGCGTGTTCTTGTACTCCGGCTGCGTCCGCCGCCAGGCCACGCCGCCGCCCTGGGCGGGGTTCCAGCCCTGGCGGATGTCGGTCCACAGCGCCCGGCACCCGTCCAGCCAGACCCCCTCGCCGGTGGCCGCGTGCAGGCGCTCCAGGGCCAGCGCCATCCACAGCATGTCGTCGTAGAACTCGTTGTGCAGCGTGCCGCCCTGGGCACGCCGGACGCCGGCCACCAGGGTGCGGGCCCGCCGCAGGTGGGTGTCGCCGCCCCGCGCGTGGGCGTCGAGCAGGGCGTCCAGCGCGTGCGCCTGCCACCAGTAGTGCAGGGGATCGCCGGCGGGCCGCCCCTCGTGCGTGCGGTACAGACCGGCGGCCTCGTCCCAGAACGTCCGGTCGAGGGCCGCCTGGGCCTGAGCCGCCTGAACCCGCCAGCTCACAGGGCTCCCGGTCTCACAGCGGCTCCAGCACCACGGCGTCGAGGTTGAGCCAGCCGGCGTCCTGCGGGCCGAAGAGCACCTGCACGGTGGAGGCCCCGGCCGGCAGGGTCAGGGGCACGCTCACGCTGGCCCAGGTCTGCCAGTCGGGGGTGGCGGGCAGCTTGAGCAGCGCCTTGCTTCCGTTGACGTCCAGGCGCCGCGAGGCCCAGCCCCCGCCCGCCGAGTAGCGCACCCGCGCCCGGTACCGCCCGGCCCTGGGCGCGTTCACCGTGAAGGCCACCCCCTGCCCGAGCGTGTGGAAGTCGTTCACGTAGCCGCGCCCGGAGTGGCCCGGCGCCCGGTCGCTGCTCTCCACGCCCAGGCGGCGGGCGTTCTCGGCCTCGTAGCGGCCGTCGGCCCAGGGCACCCCGGCGGGCTGCGGGCCGGCCGCCAGCACCGCCGCCACCGCCGAGCCGGCGCTCAGGCTCTCCAGAGCGCCCGGTTCCAGCGGATCTGGGCCCGCCCCCTGGCCGGGGGGCGTGTCCCAGGCGGTGCCGGTCAGGCCGTCGGCGCGGCGGGCGTTCCAGGCGGCCTGGGCCTGCCGCGCCAGCGCCCGGGCGTAGGCCTCGCCACCGCTCTGAGCTGCCAGCTCCCGCAGCGCCCGCACGAAGACCCCCTTGAAGCCGCCGCCGTCGCCGGCACCCTCGTCGAGCAGCACGCCGTTCTGGGTCAGGTTGCGCAGCGCCCAGTCGGCGGCGTCCCGGGCGACCTGCAGGGCGGCCGGGTCGCCGCCGGTCTGCGCCATCGCCAGCCCGGCGTCCATCACGGCGCCGAAGTTGTAGGTGAAGTCCCAGCGGGTCACGGCGCCGCTGCCCTCGCCGCTCACGTGGTCGTACACGCGCGGGCCGTCGATCAGCCGCGAGCGCAGCCAGACCCAGCCCAGGCGGGCGCGCTGCAGGTACTCGGCCTCGCCGGTCGCGCGGTAGAGGCCCAGGTGGGTGGCGACCAGCGGGGCGTTGGTCGCCACGTTCTTCTGATCCTTCACGGAGCGGCGCCACCACACGCCGCCCCCGTAGGCCGAGTCCCAGCCCTGCCAGATGCGGTCGGCCAGCGCGCGGGCCCGCTCCAGGGCGGCCGGGTCGCCGCTCTGCTCGTGGGCCCGCAGCTCGGCCTGGGCCAGCCAGCCCAGGTCGTCGTTGTAGTCGTTGCCCGCCGGGTCGTAGTTCCGCAGGAACCCCGCCTGCACCTGCGCGGCGCTGGGGCCGGCCGGAGGGGTGGCCCCGGTACCGACCAGCCCCTCGGCCGCGTCCAGCGTCAGGCTGTAGAGCTGCGCCGCCCACCAGAAGTCGCTGTAGCGGCCGCCCTCGGGCCCGGAGCTGCGCTGCTCGCGCACCCGGCAGTCGCTGAAGGTGCAGAAGGCCCCCGCCTCGGCCCGCCAGTAGGCCCGGCTGAAGTCCCGCCACATGTCGGCCGGCTGAACCGGGGTCGGGGTTGCCGGGGTCTGGGCCGGCGCCGCCCCGGTCGCCGTGACCAGCAGCGCGCCGGTCACCGCCAGCTGCAGGGCCGCGCGCATCTCAGGGGGCCGCGTTCTCGCGCAGGATGCGGTCGCCGGCCTCCTGGGCCTTTTGCAGGGTGGTGCGGGCGTCCTGCTTGCCCTCCAGGAAGAGCTGCAGGTTGGGCACCACGGCGTTGCCCTCCATGGGCGGGTAGCCCGCCACGGTGGGGCGGATGCGCGCGAATTTCAGGGTCTCGGTCATGGGCTTCCAGAAGGGGTCGTTCTGGAAGTAGGGGTCGTTCACGGCGCGCAGGTTGCCGGGGATGTTGTTGCTGGTCTTGGCCCACAGCAGGGCGTTCTTCGGGTCGTTCAGCCACCACTTGATGAACGTCCAGGCGGCGTCTTTTTGCTTCGAGGCCTGCGGGATCGCCAGCCCGAACCCGCCCATCACGCTGCCGCGCGCCCCGGTCGGGCCGGCGGGCGGCGGGATGATCCCGAACTCCAGATCCTTGCCGTATTTGCGGTAGCCGTCGATGCTCCAGGGGCCGGTGTAGATCATGGCGGCCTTGCCGGTCACGAAGGGATCCTGCGCGTTCGCCTCGCCCTGGCCGAAGCCCAGCTCATAGACCTTGTTCTGGTTGATCATGCGGTTCCAGAAGTCCAGCACGCGCAGCCCCGCTTCCGAGTTGAAGGCGGTCTTGGTGCCGTCGGCGGTGAGCATGCTGCCGCCCGCCTGCTGCAGGTACATGTTGAAGAGCCCCGCGTCGTTCATCAGGAAACCCGTGCGGGTCAGCTTGCCACTGGCGTCGCGCTGGCTGAGCTTGATGGCCGCCTGCTCCAGCTGCGCCCAGGTGCGCGGCGGCTGCAGCCCGGCTTCCCGGAAGAGCTTCTTGTTGTAGAAGATCGCGCGGGCGTCCACCGTCAGGGGCAGGCCGTAGATGTTCTGGCCCGAGGACAGCTCCTTGACGGCTTCCGGATAGAAGTCGGCCAGCCGGATCTTGTCGCGGGTCAGGTAGGTGTTGATGGGCGCCAGCACGTTCTTCGGCGCGTACAGGGCGGTGCGGAAGCGGTCCCACACGATCACGTCGGGCACCTGTCCGGTGGTGGCGGCGGTCAGGAACTTGGTGATGATGTCCTGCTGCGGCACGTAGCGTACCCGCACCTGCGACTGCGAGGCGTTGAAGGCGTTCACCATGGTGTTGATCTGCTTCTCGCCGTCGCCCGTCCAGTCGCCCCAGAGCGTGATGGACGTCTGGGCGCCGGCCCACGACAGGCTGGCCCCGCACAGGGCGAGGGCAGCGCTGAGCGCGGCGCAGCGGGGCAGTGCCCGGGAAAGCAGCGCCTGGGGAAACGGTGACGAAGGAGCAAGGGAACGCTTCATGTCAGAACCACCGCTCATGCCAGAACCTCCGATCATGTCAGAACCTCCGCGAGGCGTGGCAGACGTCACCCGGGCACGCCCCCCGTGCGTGGGACGCCCTGACGGGACGCTCTTCGTCCGCCTGGATTGTTCGCTCTCGATGGCCGGAGTGTACGGTTGCCCTGACCTGACATGTCAACAGGACAACTCCGGGTCAGCTGTGGGCCAGGGGCGGCCCTGCGGCTGGGGCGGCGTCCGCTGACGGGGGCGGGGCGAGGTCGGTTGACTTTGCTTTCCGGGCGGGAGTATACCTGACCGGTACATCATCACAATTGCCCGACCAGTGCCCTAGAAGTGCCCGCCAGACCGCGCTTTCTCTGCTTCTCCCGCAGGAGGTACGCCCATGAACCGGACGCTGATTCCGCTCTCGTTGCTGCTGCTCGCCCCTCTGGCCGGTGCCCAGACGACCACCCTGACCATCGAGAGCTGGCGCAACGACGACCTCAAGGTCTGGCGCGACTCGATCATCCCGGCCTTCGAGAAACAGAACCCGGACATCCGGGTGGTCTTCTCGCCCAGCGCCCCGGCCGAGTATAACGCCGTGCTGGACGCCAAGCTCAAGGCGGGCACGGCCGGCGACCTGATCACCTGCCGGCCCTTCGACAAGAGCCTGGAGCTGTTCAACGCCAAGCGCCTGAGCAGCCTGAACGGGCTCGCGGGCCTGAACAACTTCGACGCGGTGGCGAAGGCCGCCTGGTCGACCGACGACGGCAAGACGACCTTCTGTATCCCCATGGCCTCGGTGATCCACGGCTTCCTGTACAACAAGGCGGCCTTCAAGGAACTGGGCCTGAGCGAGCCCACCACCGAGGCGCAGTTCCTGGCGGCCATGACCAAGATCAAGGCGAGCGGCAAGTACGAGCCGCTGGTCATGGGCACCAAGGATCAGTGGGAGTCCGCGACCATGGGCTACCAGAACATCGGCCCGACGCTGTGGAACGGGGAGACCGGCCGCAAGGGCCTCATCTCCGGCAGCGCCCAGTACAACAAGGGCGGCTTCCTGCAGGCCTTCCAGGCGCTGGAACGCTGGAAGCCCTTCCTGCCGCGCGGCTATCAGGCGCTGGCGTACCCCGACGCGCAGAACCTCTTCGCGCAGGGGCGCGGCGCCGTCTACCCGGCCGGCAGCTGGGACATCGGCACCTTCCGCCAGATGAACCCCAAGCTGGAGCTGGGGGCCTTCGCGCCCTACTCGATCTCCGGCAAGAAGTGCGTCATCGACGACCATCCCGACATCGGCCTGGGCATCAACGCCGCCAGCAAGAACCAGGCGGCGGCCCGCACCTTCCTGACCTGGGTCGCCTCGGACGCCTTCGCCACGCTGTACGCCAACGCGCTGCCGGGCTTCTTTCCGCTGGCGAACGTGAAGTACACGGTGACCGACCCCGTGGCGCAGGAGTTCCTGCAGTGGAGAGCGCAGTGCGGCAAGAGCTTCCGCTCCTCGTACCAGATCCTCTCGCGCAACGCCAACCCGAACAACGAGAACGACCTGTGGAACGTCTCGTCGCAGCTCCTGAACGGCGCCATGACCCCGCAGGCGGCCGGCGACCTGGTGCAGAAGAACCTGGCGAGCTGGTACGCGCCGCAGAAAGGCAAGTAGGCCCGGCCCCTGTCAGGCCCTGTCCGGTTCGCGCCGGGCCGGGCCTGAGTCTCATTCCCCGAGCTTCCGAGGTGTCCTGAATGCTCCAGCCCCCGCGCCGCGCCCGCCGGCCCTTTCCGTGGCACATCGTGGTGTTCCTGGCCCCGGCCGTGCTGATCTACACGGCGGTGATGATCTACCCGATCCTGGCGTCGCTGTGGCTCTCGCTGCAGACCCAGGTCGAGGGGGGCGCCGAGCGCTTCGCCGGGCTCGCCAACTACCGGCGGCTGCTGGGCAGCGAGCTGTACGCCCAGCCGCTGTGGAACGCGGTGCGGAACAACCTGGTGTTCTTCGCCATCCACATGCTGGTACAGAACCCGGTGGGGCTGCTGCTGGCGGTGCTGCTCAGTTTCCGGCTGCGCGGCGCGGCCCTGTACCGCACGCTGCTGTTCACGCCCACGGTGCTCTCGGTGGTGATCATCGGCTTCGCCTGGAAGCTGATCCTGAACCCCGCCTGGGGCGTGCAGCGCGGCCTGCTCGAACCGCTGGGCCTGCAGGCCCTCGACCAGCCGTGGCTGGGGCTGCCGGGCAGCGCGCTGCCCACGCTGTCCTTGATCTCGGTGTGGCAGAACATCGGCATTCCCATGCTGCTGTTCCTGGCGGCCCTGGTGCGGATTCCCGACGAGCTGTACGAGGCCGCCCGGCTCGACGGCGCCGGCGGCTGGCGGATCTTCCGCTCGATCCAGTTGCCGCTGATCCTGCCCACGGTGGGCATCGTGAGCGTGCTGACCTTCGTGGGCAACTTCAACGCCTTCGACCTGATCTATTCGGTGCAGGGCGCGCTGGCCGGGCCGAACTTCGCCTCGGACATCCTGGGCACGCTGTTCTACCGCACCTTCTTCGGGTATCAGCTGCAGTCCGGCGACGAGTACATGGGCGCGGCGGTGGCCGGCGTGATGCTGGGCATCATCCTGACCGGGCTGCTGCTGTACCTGGCCGCCGTGCAGCGCCGCCTGACGGAGGTGGAGCTGTGACGCTGGGCGAGGCGCGGCCCGCTCCGGTGCGCGAGAAGCCCGTGGTGGGACGCGGCACCCAGGTCTTCGCGCACCTGGGCCTGATCCTCTTCAGCCTGCTGGCGACGCTGCCCACCGGGCTGATCATCATGAATTCCTTCAAAGACCGCATCAGCATCTTCGCGCGGCCCTTCGCCCTGCCGACCCCGACGACCTTCACGCTGGAGGGCTATCAGACGGTGGCGACCTCGGCCAACTTCGCGCTGTTCTTCCTGAACAGCCTGCTGGTCACGCTGGGCTCGCTGGCGCTGATCCTGCTGTGCAGCTCGATGGCCGCCTTCGCGCTCAGCGAGTACCGCTTCCGCCTGAACACCCTGACCGGCCTGTACCTGTCGCTGGGCATCATGGTGCCGATCCGCCTGGGCACCGTGGGCATCCTGAACCTGATGGTCGACTTGCACCTCGTGAATACCCTCTGGGCGCTGATCCTGGTGTACACGGCGCAGGGCATCCCGCTGGCGGTGTTCGTGCTGACCTCGTTCATGCGCGGCGTGCCCCGCGACCTGAAGGAGGCCGCGCGCATCGACGGCGCGGGCGAATACCGCATCTACGGCCTGATCCTGCCGCTGATCCGCCCGGCGCTGGGCGCGGTCACGGCGATCTCGATGATCCCCATCTGGAACGACCTGTGGTTCCCGCTGATCCTGGCCCCCGGCGAGAAGACCAAAACGGTCGTGCTGGGCGCCAGCGCCTTCCTGGGCCAGTTCGTGAACGACTACAACGCGGTGCTGGCCGCCCTGACCCTGGCGATCGTGCCGGTGGTCGTGCTGTATGTGATCTTCTCGCGCCAGCTGGTGAGCGGCATCACGGGCGGGGCGCTGAAGTGAGGCGGGTGGGCCTGATCGGCACCGGGCTGATGGGCAGGGTTCACGCGCAGGGATGGGCGCAGCGTTCCGGGGTGTTGCGCGCCGTGTACGCCCCGGACGAGAACGCGAGGCATTTTGCCGCCCGCTTCGGCCTGCTCCCCTGCGCCACCCTGGACGAGCTGTGGCCGGAGGTGGACGTGGTGGACATCTGCACGCCGACCCCCAGCCACGCCGGGTACGCCGTGCAGGCGGCGCGGGCCGGCAAACACGTGATCTGCGAGAAACCGCTGGCGCTGACACTCGACGAGGCCGACCGGATCATCTCCGCCTGTGACGAGGCCGGCGTACGCCTCTTCGTCGCCCACGTCCTGCGCTTCTTTCCGCAGTACGCCGCCGCGCAGGCCCAGGTCGCCCTCGGCGCCGTCGGGGAGCCGCGCACGCTGCGCCTGAGCCGGCTGTCCTCGCCGCCTGCCCCCGGAAGCTGGCTGTTGGACGAGGCCCAGAGCGGTGGCGTGCCCCTCGACCTGATGATCCACGACCTCGATTACGCACGCTGGATCGCGGGCGAGGTGGGCCGCGTATACGCCGCGCAGGCCCGGCGGGGTGACCGCGTGAGCGTCCACGCCACCCTCTCGCATACGGGCGGAGCGATCTCACTGGTCGAAGGCGGCTGGGCGGCTCCTCCCGGCGTGTTCCGCACCGCGCTGGACATCGCGGGCACGGGCGGAGTCATCG
It encodes:
- a CDS encoding glycoside hydrolase family 125 protein, which encodes MHSVHALIREVEQAFAQQPEVALTFARCLPNSLETALQPGPGGTFVITGDIPAMWLRDAAAQVWPYLPLCAGDPPLRELLAGVIRQQARQLLTDPYANAFNAAPSGAGHAGDQPPRHPLVWERKFELDSLCYPIRLAHGYWRHTGDLEPLRGDFLSALRVILEVMHTEQRHDERSAYRFWRPGEVPATDNLPAGGRGHPTAPCGLIWSAFRPSDDACELNYHVPGNMMAAVELAHAAELAGRLDDPELAAVCRALGHEIRAAIEEHAVVSHPDFGRLYAYETDGRGHHVLMDDANVPSLLSAPYLGYLSADDPTYRATRRFVLSPANPYFARGAFAQGVGSPHTPAGHVWPIGLAMAGLTATDAAERRAALDMLVSTTAGTRLMHESFHPDDPATFTREWFGWANGLFAELVLAVLAPEPRAVPGS
- a CDS encoding carbohydrate ABC transporter permease → MSAAGLRRRRPRPLAVLGDLLFYGGLTLVALVMALPFYWMLVTSLKPDADIFRDPVQWWPQRVTLEHYARAFTTVPFGRYFLNSFSMATLGVAANLLLGSLAGYAFARLRFPGREWLFRVKLASLLVPGIITLIPSFLILRGFPLAGGNDLFGRGGFGLLNTYWAVVLPGASGAFAVFFMRQFFRTLPDDLMDAGRVDGASEWRIFWSLYLPLCRPALATLGIFTFQAGWNLFLWPLIVFNDPNMATVQMGLQAFSFNHTTDYGPLMAASVVVSLPVLAVFVFAQRYFTSSIAFTGSK
- a CDS encoding carbohydrate ABC transporter permease, which translates into the protein MTVQHTPQHTPLGSPLARAPRRRSRLLRAEGRAAALFITPTMLLFLVFTVLPVFAAFVLSFSRYDILTPIRWVGLANYERLLSDALFWRGVRNVGVYALLYLPSMVLCALGLALALRRPKPGMVVFRTLFYLPSVTSSVAGATVWSWMLQRDYGVVNQLLAAVGLRGPAWLANSDTALYAIVFVTLWQGLGGNIIIYLAGLSGIPRELYEAAALDGASPWQQFRYLTVPLLATTTFFVTFMSLIGAFQLFDQAYVMTQGGPGYATTTAVYQIYQNGFTQLQMGYASAQAFVLALAILVVSVANLRLNRDSGLS
- a CDS encoding substrate-binding domain-containing protein, producing the protein MTGLRYAHVMAQLLEEVRAGQLRAGSRVPGEVELARRFSVSRVTTRRALDLLAQAGIVERARGRGTFVRSALPDLERARAELGLPASSGGVTLATIGLLLPDFADAYGLELVRGVEEECTARGHHLLLRRSYGERQAEEAGVAALRRAGAGALIVFPVHGEHYNPALLQAVLDGYPLVLVDRYLRGIPAPSVVTDNVAAAQELTAHLLSLGHRDVAFVSPPIEHTTSLEDRFAGYGAALAAAGLGLRQELVLHALQSTLPLHLEPGNVQDDVLRLREFIARAPGVTAFVVAEYNLALTVTHVLRGLGLQVPQDVSVSCFDAAGSPLGGPDFTHIRQGENAIGRRAVALALARLDGQPTPQREYVPYALVPGASTAPPPAARPPAPSAPTPGGSPP
- a CDS encoding glycoside hydrolase family 76 protein, translated to MSWRVQAAQAQAALDRTFWDEAAGLYRTHEGRPAGDPLHYWWQAHALDALLDAHARGGDTHLRRARTLVAGVRRAQGGTLHNEFYDDMLWMALALERLHAATGEGVWLDGCRALWTDIRQGWNPAQGGGVAWRRTQPEYKNTPANAPAALLGARLFRRHGDPADLAFARRVWDWLLDTLVDPHSGVVWDGVNRRGDGATDLDWAYTYNEGTVIGAGTELWRATGETPFLEQARRTARAAAGRYGPVFPAEGPGDGGLFKGILARYLSLLARHDPALAPEVRALLEAGAGAALRHLSPGGLSGPDWGAAPAGALELGAALSGVTLLGSLAALEAGSPAGTLRPGAPAEHTGS
- a CDS encoding glycoside hydrolase family 76 protein; amino-acid sequence: MRAALQLAVTGALLVTATGAAPAQTPATPTPVQPADMWRDFSRAYWRAEAGAFCTFSDCRVREQRSSGPEGGRYSDFWWAAQLYSLTLDAAEGLVGTGATPPAGPSAAQVQAGFLRNYDPAGNDYNDDLGWLAQAELRAHEQSGDPAALERARALADRIWQGWDSAYGGGVWWRRSVKDQKNVATNAPLVATHLGLYRATGEAEYLQRARLGWVWLRSRLIDGPRVYDHVSGEGSGAVTRWDFTYNFGAVMDAGLAMAQTGGDPAALQVARDAADWALRNLTQNGVLLDEGAGDGGGFKGVFVRALRELAAQSGGEAYARALARQAQAAWNARRADGLTGTAWDTPPGQGAGPDPLEPGALESLSAGSAVAAVLAAGPQPAGVPWADGRYEAENARRLGVESSDRAPGHSGRGYVNDFHTLGQGVAFTVNAPRAGRYRARVRYSAGGGWASRRLDVNGSKALLKLPATPDWQTWASVSVPLTLPAGASTVQVLFGPQDAGWLNLDAVVLEPL